Proteins found in one Paenibacillus borealis genomic segment:
- a CDS encoding GNAT family N-acetyltransferase — protein sequence MEVTLSTAVVEDAPAIHEMQTRAFMPLLEKYQDHETNPANETVERVAERINQASVDYYIIRYAGVAAGSIRVKKTDEQKYWLGQIFILPEYQGQGIAQQVFAQIEKIYADATVWGLATIMQEERNCYLYEKLGYRRTGETKEINDKLTLCFYEKKLI from the coding sequence ATGGAAGTTACGTTAAGTACAGCGGTAGTGGAAGATGCGCCAGCGATTCATGAAATGCAAACCCGGGCATTCATGCCTCTGCTCGAGAAATATCAGGATCATGAAACGAACCCGGCCAATGAAACTGTGGAGAGAGTGGCGGAACGGATCAATCAGGCTTCTGTAGATTATTACATCATCCGGTATGCCGGTGTCGCGGCAGGCAGTATCAGAGTCAAAAAGACAGATGAGCAGAAATATTGGCTCGGCCAAATATTTATCTTGCCGGAATATCAAGGCCAAGGCATAGCCCAGCAGGTGTTCGCCCAGATCGAGAAAATCTATGCTGACGCTACAGTCTGGGGGCTGGCTACCATCATGCAAGAGGAAAGGAACTGCTACCTGTATGAGAAGCTGGGTTACAGAAGAACGGGTGAGACCAAAGAGATCAACGACAAGCTGACTTTGTGTTTTTATGAAAAAAAGCTTATTTAA
- a CDS encoding ring-cleaving dioxygenase, producing MNKQTMGIHHITAIVGHPQENMDFYAGVLGLRLVKQTVNFDDPGTYHFYFGNNGGKPGTIITFFPWADAYQGKIGGGQVGVTSYVIPAGAMAFWRERLTKFEVAFTEMERFGEQYLEFDDPHGLHLELVEREAGELNEWTFGGVTPEVAIKGFGGATLLSTHPEQTAELLEKVMGLTFVGQEGDIARYRSAADIGNVVELKVTAVQRGEMGVGTVHHIAWRAKDDQDQLEWQDYVHDNGYGVTPVQDRNYFNAIYFREHGEILFEIATDPPGFAHDETPETMGSHLMLPAQYEPHREQLEQVLLPFTIRELG from the coding sequence ATGAACAAACAAACTATGGGCATTCATCATATCACCGCAATAGTCGGCCATCCGCAGGAAAATATGGACTTTTATGCAGGCGTGCTGGGACTCCGGCTGGTTAAGCAGACTGTTAATTTCGACGATCCGGGAACGTATCACTTCTACTTCGGCAATAATGGCGGCAAGCCGGGGACTATTATTACTTTCTTCCCTTGGGCAGATGCGTATCAGGGTAAAATTGGCGGGGGGCAAGTCGGCGTTACTTCATATGTGATTCCGGCAGGGGCGATGGCTTTCTGGAGAGAAAGACTGACGAAGTTCGAGGTTGCTTTTACCGAAATGGAGCGGTTTGGCGAGCAATACCTGGAATTCGATGATCCGCATGGTCTGCATCTCGAACTGGTGGAACGTGAGGCTGGAGAGCTTAATGAATGGACCTTCGGCGGAGTAACGCCAGAGGTTGCGATCAAAGGCTTCGGCGGTGCGACACTGCTGTCCACACATCCGGAGCAGACTGCTGAGCTGCTGGAGAAGGTGATGGGACTTACCTTCGTAGGACAGGAAGGCGACATCGCCCGTTACCGTTCGGCTGCGGATATCGGAAATGTGGTTGAACTGAAGGTTACTGCGGTACAGCGCGGTGAAATGGGTGTCGGCACCGTGCATCATATCGCCTGGAGAGCGAAGGATGACCAGGATCAGCTTGAATGGCAGGATTATGTGCATGATAATGGATATGGGGTAACGCCAGTTCAGGACCGGAATTATTTCAACGCCATCTACTTCAGAGAGCATGGGGAGATTCTGTTTGAAATCGCCACTGATCCTCCGGGCTTCGCCCATGACGAAACACCGGAAACGATGGGCAGCCACCTGATGCTGCCGGCGCAATATGAGCCGCACAGAGAACAGCTTGAACAGGTGCTGCTGCCGTTCACTATAAGAGAATTAGGTTAA
- a CDS encoding flavin reductase family protein → MISIDPQHNTERDNYKLLVGSIIPRPIAFVTTMSEEGILNGAPFSYFNIVSSNPPMISISIQHAAGQSKDTARNIKQTKEFVVHIVDQQNVGQVNITAAPLPPDQSEISLAGLTPVDSLQIAVPGVKEAKVRMECLLEHCVELPNNDLIIGRIVQFHMDEDIYEQGRIDPVKLGAVSRLAGNNYAGVGEIFTIERPV, encoded by the coding sequence ATGATTTCAATTGATCCACAGCACAATACCGAGCGGGACAATTATAAGCTTCTGGTTGGGAGCATTATCCCGCGGCCGATTGCTTTTGTCACGACGATGTCGGAGGAGGGGATCTTAAACGGTGCGCCGTTCAGCTATTTCAACATTGTATCCTCTAACCCGCCAATGATCTCTATTTCGATTCAGCATGCTGCGGGCCAGTCCAAGGATACCGCGCGGAATATTAAGCAGACGAAGGAGTTTGTCGTTCATATTGTGGATCAGCAGAATGTCGGGCAGGTAAATATCACCGCAGCGCCCCTGCCTCCGGACCAGAGTGAGATTTCTTTAGCCGGACTGACGCCTGTAGACAGCCTGCAGATTGCTGTTCCGGGGGTTAAAGAAGCGAAGGTGCGGATGGAATGCCTGCTTGAGCATTGTGTGGAGCTGCCTAATAATGACCTGATTATCGGCAGGATTGTACAGTTTCATATGGATGAGGATATCTACGAACAGGGAAGAATTGATCCGGTAAAATTAGGGGCGGTAAGCCGCCTGGCGGGGAATAATTATGCGGGGGTTGGTGAGATTTTTACGATCGAGCGGCCGGTGTAA